From a single Toxoplasma gondii ME49 chromosome II, whole genome shotgun sequence genomic region:
- a CDS encoding hypothetical protein (encoded by transcript TGME49_222420~Predicted trans-membrane domain (TMHMM2.0):66-85:94-117:352-375:448-471:496-519), with protein sequence MQHQQRPETVHIGGDRSPIPQMFTPMPSKSYSFADKPSVSRMVCAGSHADAVSGIAHRMHAAEHYQFRISATCVILTILNLYVLLERLGLKKANLILQLGYLAVALRALPAVCCAYMCWTRMPSAGKRFRPQDKRTGEKWLDQRRGSATENMRAFSWRGDSRSNHLVEPEHQLLLKHLSPTGLEIVVESERRHRSFSLCATGALLLLACSDLCHGYSDLWSLLHLEKGELLAQTAERPPLFGPSPPGVAREGFAVYPPELKARPSSFATLAAPSALVLAPLFEAAAAFCLLKAVNIQLGSGDSQNGKQGGNGRVSLSNAREADKANALRRDDGDFRDAENEGSARDSWWGSKSFYLHAFFQAPLCLLCYLILVHWPSLHPSRPRPVHAAFASRGMAACVDWIVRLSTVVTLSLFSQGWTRCLSRALLPFLEAKKEQKNPPVFVRKPSRVLLFLALLLLLFSITVQALTAFLPYVQGLENVSYIWGVLRRASMEERVVVCVGLLSHFFALFLIACSGTSFGMKNHLVSAALRGETIDEESELYSASLASPPTLLVEGKPVACRADGAEGVGTRAKSD encoded by the coding sequence ATGCAACATCAACAGCGACCGGAGACGGTTCACATTGGCGGCGACCGTTCGCCGATTCCTCAAATGTTCACTCCCATGCCTTCTAAAAGCTACTCGTTTGCAGACAAACCGAGTGTGAGTCGTATGGTGTGCGCAGGATCTCACGCGGACGCTGTGAGTGGCATTGCGcatcgcatgcatgcagctgagCATTACCAGTTTCGGATTTCTGCGACTTGTGTGATTCTCACGATCTTGAACCTTTACGTGTTGCTCGAGAGACTTGGCCTGAAAAAAGCGAACCTCATTCTCCAGCTTGGCTacctcgccgtcgctctcaGAGCCCTCCCGGCTGTCTGCTGTGCCTACATGTGCTGGACGCGGATGCCGAGCGCCGGGAAACGGTTTCGCCCCCAGGACAAGCGAACCGGGGAGAAGTGGCTAGACCAGCGTCGCGGCAGTGCTACGGAGAACATGCGCGCGTTTTcctggagaggcgacagtcGCTCAAACCATCTCGTGGAACCGGAACATCAACTGCTTCTGAAGCACCTCAGTCCAACGGGGCTCGAAATCGTGGTGGAGTCAGAGCGCAGACACCGCAGTTTCTCGCTGTGCGCGACCGGcgcgcttctgctgcttgcatgcagcgacctGTGCCACGGTTACTCAGACTTGtggtctcttctccatcttgaAAAAGGGGAGCTTCTGGCGCAGACCGCCGAAAGGCCGCCGCTCTTCGGACCCTCGCCTCCAGGCGTCGCCCGCGAGGGCTTCGCTGTCTATCCACCTGAGCTGAAAGCACGGCCCAGTTCCTTCGCGACCCTCGCTGCGCCAAGCGCCTTGGTGCTGGCGCCTCTCTTCGAAGCTGCCGCTGCGTTCTGTCTGCTGAAAGCTGTCAACATTCAACTCGGCAGTGGCGACTCTCAAAACGGAAAACAAGGCGGTAACGGCCGAGTGTCGCTGTCCAACGCGAGGGAAGCAGACAAGGCGAACGCGCTcaggagagacgacggagacttCCGAGACGCCGAAAACGAGGGCAGCGCCCGAGACTCCTGGTGGGGGTCGAAATCGTTTtacttgcatgcgttcttccaagcgcctctctgccttctctgctaTCTGATTCTTGTCCATTGGCCGTCTCTGCATCCGTCGCGGCCTCGTCCTGTCcacgccgccttcgcctcgcgaggaatggctgcatgcgtcgactgGATCGTCCGACTCAGCACCGTGGTCACtctttcccttttctcccaAGGATGGACTCGTTGCTTATCGCGGGCGTTGCTGCCTTTTCTcgaggcgaaaaaagagcagaaaaaccCTCCCGTATTTGTCAGAAAGCCGTCAAGAGTCCTCCTGTTCCTcgccctgcttctccttctcttcagcatCACTGTGCAGGCCTTGACGGCTTTTCTGCCCTATGTGCAAGGCTTGGAAAACGTTTCTTACATCTGGGGAGTTCTCCGCCGAGCTTCGATGGAAGAGCGCGTCGTGGTCTGCGTCGGGCTCTTGTCGcatttcttcgctctttttctcatCGCTTGTTCCGGGACTTCTTTCGGGATGAAAAACCACCTGGTTTCCGCCGCACTCAGGGGGGAAACGATTGATGAAGAAAGCGAACTTTactcggcttctctcgcctcccccCCAACTCTGCTCGTGGAAGGAAAACCTGTCGCCTGCAGGGCCGACGGAGCAGAAGGTGTGGGGACGCGAGCGAAATCCGATTAG